The Bifidobacterium asteroides genomic interval ATAGACGGATCATCTCCGATCCGGCATACCCCGAAGCTCCCGCCACAGCCACCGTGTATTGCCGCATGAGTGCTCCCTTCATCGGGCACCATCATACATACTCATGCAGTAAAACGCATATTTATGCAATTCGGCGTGTCGCTATGCACCTGCTTTAGCTGCGCGACACTGTCACCTATGCGAAGGGGTCATAACCGGAATCTCGGTTGCGGATGTATTCCATCTGCGTACTGGCCTTGTCCGCAGCATCGGGCCCGCATGTGTCCTCCACAAAGGCCAGGGCCATATCGATGCCGGCCGAGATACCCGAAGAGGTGCGAAACTTTCCATCGACCACCCAGCGGGCATCTTTGATCCAGTCCACACGCTCCCCCGTGCCGACGACCCAGTCAAAGGCCAAGTCATTGGAGGTTGCACGCCGACCGTCGAGCACACCGGCGGCAGCCAAGAGAGCCGAGCCTGTGCAGACCGTCATTACCTGCGGCGACTGGGCAGCCAGACCTGCCAGCTGCCCAATCCATTGGTCATTTCCAACCAGAGTTCGCGTGCCAGAACCGCCGGGTATCAGCAAAACTCCCTTGGGATCAATCGCTTCGAGTCCTAGAGCTTCGACCCTGACGCCGCCCTCCCCGACTTTCACTCCAGGACCGTCCAAGGAGAAAAGCCGCACCCGGGCGCCATCAGTGTTGATGAAAACCTCAAAGGGGCCGAAAACATCCAAGGGTTCAAACCCGTCGAATACGACAATATTGATATCCAAGCCCATCTGAATGACCCCCTGCTTAAATGTCAGGCGCTGACACCATCCCCGCCTGAGCCGCCGCCACCCGTCGAGGGCGACGGCATCATCTGCTGGTAGAAGTCGTTCAGGGAGACCCCGTTGACCAGCAGCCAGATCCAGGCCAGCGTGAAGAGCAGGTTGATGATCAGGGCAGCCATGGCCAATCCATAGCCCTTCATGTGCAATTTGCGGGTCCGATACATGGAAACGCCGCCGAGCAAAGCGGGAATCACAGGCATGGGCAAAAAGAGGGCCATGAGGAAGGCGATGATGGCGCAGGGATCCCAGTGGCCATAGACCGGATTTTGGGAGGGGTCGTTCAGATCGGGCATGCCCTGGGGAGGCCAGACCGGAGCGCCGGGACGGGCCTGAGGATTCCCAGGATTCCCAGGATTTCCGCCGCGACCGGGACCCGGCTGCCCCGCCATGGGCATAGGCTGGTTGGCGGGGTTGCCTTGGGACGAATCCGATTTCTTGGTCTTGGATTCAGGATCTGGGCGACCGTAGATGTACGGATTCCATCCTGGATAACGATCGGCGCGTGCGCCGTACAAGGGCTGGTCGCCCCCATCATGATCCTGGCGGTCAGGTCCACCGGCTGTGCCCTGTTCTTGAGAATCCGTCATGTCCCTCGGTCCCCTCGATGCCCGGTCAGGCACGCAGCACGGCGCCCAGACCTGCAGTCTTGTCAACGATGGCCTGGCGCAGGGATTCGCTGTCCTCGGACGTCAAGGTACGGTCCGGGGCGCGGAAGGTGACTGCGAAGGCCAGCGATTTTGCATGTTCACCGATCTGATCGCCAGTGAAAACGTCGAACAGCTCGATGGATTCAAGACTAGACCCAGCCGCTTCTCTGATGGCGGAAGTCAGGTCGGCGGCCGAAACCGTTTCCGGCACGGTGAAGGCCAGATCCTGACGGACCGGCGGGAAGGTCGAGACCGGCTTAGCCTGCAGGGGCGTGTAGTCCAGGTGATCCAGCACCATGTCCAGACTCAGCTCGAAGGCGGCCGAGTGGGCGGGGAAGCCCAGAGCCT includes:
- a CDS encoding DJ-1/PfpI family protein, which gives rise to MGLDINIVVFDGFEPLDVFGPFEVFINTDGARVRLFSLDGPGVKVGEGGVRVEALGLEAIDPKGVLLIPGGSGTRTLVGNDQWIGQLAGLAAQSPQVMTVCTGSALLAAAGVLDGRRATSNDLAFDWVVGTGERVDWIKDARWVVDGKFRTSSGISAGIDMALAFVEDTCGPDAADKASTQMEYIRNRDSGYDPFA
- a CDS encoding DUF4190 domain-containing protein — its product is MTDSQEQGTAGGPDRQDHDGGDQPLYGARADRYPGWNPYIYGRPDPESKTKKSDSSQGNPANQPMPMAGQPGPGRGGNPGNPGNPQARPGAPVWPPQGMPDLNDPSQNPVYGHWDPCAIIAFLMALFLPMPVIPALLGGVSMYRTRKLHMKGYGLAMAALIINLLFTLAWIWLLVNGVSLNDFYQQMMPSPSTGGGGSGGDGVSA